AAAGACCATGACGATACCGGCATCGCGCGAGATGGAGCCGCCGCTCAGGCCGGTCCCGGCGCCACGGGGAACGATGGAAACCTGCGCCTCGCAAGCCAGCTTGACGATGGCGGAGACGTGCGCCGTGCTCTGCGGAAAGACAACCAAGCCCGGCGTGGCGCGCGCCACCCCCGCGTCGTACTCGTAGAGCATGAGATCTTCGGCGCGGTCGAGAACCGCGTCTCGGCCCACGATCTTTCGGAGTCGCTTGGCTAGGTCAGGCAGGCGCATGGGTGGAACCAGGCGTCATTCTAGAACGGAAACTTGTGATTTGCGATTTCAGCGTGCAGGCCTGTAGCGCCTGACCTGCGATCTGCGATCGGCTACGTGGAGGAGTGGATGTAGGCCTTGAGGTGGCGCGCTTCGTCGGCCTTCTCCGCGACGTCGTGAATGAGGACGTCACGCAAAGAGATCAGGCCCCACAGCTTGTCGTTCTCGCAGATGGGCAAGTGACGGCAATTGTGCTTGGCCATCAGCGCCATGCATTCATCGATGGTGGTTTCGAGAGTCACTGTGACGGGATCCTTGGTCATGACGTCGGAGACCTTGGTGGTACGGGGATCGCGAGCTTCGGCGACGACGCGTTTCATGATGTCGCGCTCGGAAAAGATGCCGACCAGCTTCCCTTCCCGCAAGACCGGCATGGCTCCGATGTTGTGCTCGCCCATATATCGTGCGGCTTCCAAGATGGTTTGATCGGCATTCGCCGTGTAGGTCTTGCGGTCCTTGATCACGTCTTTGACCTTTGCCATCGTCTCCTCCCCAGGTAATTCGCTCGACTGACCCGCTCCATCGACGGATGGTCCCAAATTGGCGGCTGCTGCCCGACAGCGGGCAGCAGCCGGCACCCGCAGCTACTGCGTGAGGTTAAAAGCGTCGATGATCTTACTCTTGGAATCGATCAGCATGACGCGGTTACCGTACACCACCCGCTGGTAGCCCTGAGGCAGCGGCGAAAGCTGGCTCTCGCAGACCTCAGGCACGGGCTGGACCTTCTTCTGCAATCCGGGCGGCAGAGTCCCGCCACGCTGCACCTGGCGCTCCAGACCGGGAGGCAGGCTCTCGCGTTTGGCCAATCCCGGAGGGAGTTCGGACGCATGTTGAGTGAAGCAGGTGCGGATCGCGCTCGTGTCACGAGAGCCGAACGCGGTTGGAACCGCCGCCGTGTCATTGAATTCGCGGACCGGGGCCCTCGCCGCCGCGGTGCCTGGCGTCGAACTGGCGACCCTCCAGGACAGGATGGCTTCGGACTCGACCGAGGCCTCCTTCTTGCCGGTGGCCGCAGCCACGCCGGTGCCGGCCGCCGCGCCCACGCCCGCGCCGATGGCAGCACCCTTGCCGCCTCCGGCGAGGGCGCCGATGATGGCGCCCGCAGCCGCTCCGCCACCGATCTTCGTGACGTTGCTCTTGGTGTGTGACTGGCCCTTGATCTCAAACGGGTCGGTCCTCAGTTTGGTGGTGTGGGCGCTATCGGACACGGAAGTGAGCGTCAAGACCAGGATGCCCGGAGCGTTGAGACGGCCGGACCCTTTAGCGCTGACCACACGCCCGGTGACGTCCGCGCCTTTGGCGTAGAGCGTCTTGCCGCCCACCACGACAGGCTCAGTGAGAGTGCCGTGGAACACCTGCCCGGCCTGCGCGCTGGCGCTGGAGAGGTTTTCGATTACCCGCACCTGAAGCACGGTGCCGGTAGAAATCGTAGGAGAAGCAGATGAGGACTTCTTCTTCTGCTGTGCCCAGGCGCTGAGCACCAGCAGGAAACAAAGGGCGATGATGGACGCGTGCCGCTTCATCTGGGTACTCCTTAGGGTTGGCTTTCTCGCCACAGGATGGGAGGACAGACATCCGAGCGAATCCTACCCCGGGAGGGGAGGAGAGTACAAGGGCAGGAGCTTGAGCGTGGTCCGCGCCAGACCTTGGGCTCGCTCAGGAGGACGCCCGCGGGCAAACGCCTGGCTCACGCCCGCGAAACGGCGTCATTCTTGTTCCATGAAGATGAAGTACGACGAAGCCCAGAGCTGGGTGGGAATGCTGCCTCGGGCCCGCGAGGTGACCACCACGTTGTAGTCGTCGGTCACTTGAAGGTTGTCGAGCACAGAGCGCCCTTCGGCCGGTTGCACCAGGGCGAGATAGCGCAAGAACTCATACACATCCGAGTTGGCAAAGCCGGGAGCGACGAAGGAGAGGTCGGCGGGTTCAGCGGCGAAGTGCCAACCCAGGGAGGCGGCCAGCGCGACCGCCGATTCATAGGCCTTGCTGGGAACGATGCCGGGCGCGGGGTTGTCGAAGACGATGCGCAGCTTGCGCTCGTCCTCGCGGGTGAACTCGCGCACCTTCAGGGTCATGGACTTGGCGGTCGCCTTCCAGTCCACGTGGCGGGCGGAATCCTCGGGCATGTGGTCGCGGATGAGGTACAGGTCGTGGCCGCGGCCGCGAATGAAGGCTTCGAATTCTCCCGTGATCATGGGCAGCACCTCGAAGAATTCGTCCGTCGGCTCGACCGAGGGATACGCGATGACTTCGCGCGCCAGCTCGATTCGGCGCGTCTTGGTCAGGAAGGCGAAGGGAAAACGGGTGGCGACGCCGAAGCCTTCCTGGCGATAGCGCCCGCGCCGGTCGAACTTGAGCTGAACATCGGCAGCGACGGCGGCGCGCGGCGGCAGGAAGGGAAAATACACCGTCCCGCTAAAGATGGAGGACTCGGGCGCGGAGACGGTCACAAACTGGAGCCAGATATCGGGCCAGTGGATCCACTGCTCCTCCCGCGGGCGGTTGGGGGGAAAGGAAAAGACGGAATGACGCCAGCGCCAGTGCCGGCCGGCCTGTTGCCTGGGGGGAACGATGCTGACAGAGAACGAGGGCACGCGGCGGCGCGTATTGCGCAGGGTCAGGCGCCCCATCACGGAGTTGCCGGCAAACAGGTGGTCGGGGATGGAGGCGTCCATCTCCAGCCCGCGCAGCACTCCCGCCGAGGCCACGCCGGATACCAGGATGGCGGCGAGCATTGCCGAGACGATGATGAACAGCAGGTTGTTGCCGGTATTGAGGGCGGCGATGCCGATCACCAGCACCAGGACCATGTACACGACGCCCTGGCGGGTGACGTCGTAGTCGAAGGCATCGCGCACGCGGGTGATGGCTACGCGCCGCGCCAGGTACGGGACCGTCGTGATGGCCACCACACCCGCCACCAACAGGGCGGAAGAGGCCAGGATGGCCGTGGCCCAGAGATTTCCCGATCGCCGGGCGACGGTGGAAAAGACGGCGGCGGCAAAGGCCAGCGACAGGCCTCCCAGGGCCACGAAGAAGCGGATCCAGACCTCGCGCTCGAAGCCGGAGAACAAAGATTTGATCGCCTCGCGCATCGCCTTAGCCTGAGCCTAGCACCGGCGTGCGGGGGTTTCCAGTTGTCAGCCGGCGGAACGGTCGTCCTCGGCGGCAAGGCGGCGGCGGTGGCGCCACCACAAGACCACGACCAGGACAGCAACGAAGATCAGCACGCCCAAGTTCACGTGTTTGAGGACGCGCACCAGTTCCTCCCATTCGCTGCCAAAGAAATATCCGACGCAGGCGATGACCGTCACCCAGGTCGCGGCGCCGAGAAAGTTGAAGAGCGCGAACTGCTTCCAGGGCATGCGCAGAACCCCCGCCAGCGGCCCGGCGATGATGCGCATACCGAAAACGAATCGGGCGAAAAAGATGGTCACGCTGCCGTGGCGAGAGAACAGCCGCTCCCCGCGGCGGATGGTGCGGTCGGGGATGTGGAAGATGTGCTTGTAGCGCTCCAGCAGAGGACGGCCGCCGCGGTGACCGATGGCGTAGCCGATGTTGTCGCCCAGGGTGCAGGCGATGGTCCCCACCAGGATGATGTACGGCAGGCGCAGTTCCTGCTCGTCGTAGGCGAGGAAACTGGCAAAGAGCAGGATGGTCTCGCCGGGCACGGGCAGGCCCGCGTTCTCCAGGAGCAGGGCGAGGACGACCGTCCAGTAGCCCCACTGCTCGAAGTGACTGCGCAGGACCTCGAAGAGCCATTGCGCCATAAGGGGTGGGGACAAGAGTACAGGGCAGGCGGCGCGGGCGGAAGTGTCAGCGTGTTAGAAAGTCGAGAACGGCGCGGTTGAAGGCGTCGGGGATTTCCTCGTAGGTCAGGTGACCGGCGCCGTCGAAGATCACGAGTTCGGCGCGGCGGAACTGCGCTTGCAGGGTAGGGGCCGAGGCGAAGGACACCGGGACATCGCGCGTGCCCCAAAGCAGCAGAGTGGGGATGTCGGCGATCGTCGGCAGGATGCGGCGCACTTCCTCCAGACCGGCATTCCAGCCATCGAGGATGCGCAGCACATGATCCGTAGTACCGGGAATGGCGATGGGTGCGGAGTAGCCTTCCAGCGTGCCGGGTGAGATACGGGCGGGGTCTCCATACATGCGGCGCAGCTGGAAGTTGCGAAAGCTACGGCTGCGCACCAGATGCGGAACGAGGAAACGCGCGGGCACGCTGGCGAGGAACGGCGCGAGGCGGCGCCCGTAGGATGACCAGGGATTGGCGGGCGCGGGCAAAACAAGCCGCCGCACGCGCCTGGGGTCGAGCGCGGCGAGCATCATGGCCACGGCGCCACCGTGCGAAGTGCCCAGCAGGTCGAACTCGCGGATGCCGAGCTGATCGAGAAAATGGGCCATGCGCTCCGCTGTGGCGCGCAAGGAGCAGTCCAGGACCGCCCGGTCGGAGAAACCCGTGCCCGGCAGATCGACCGCATAGACGGTCGCGTGCCGGGCAAACTCGGCGAGATTGAAGCGCCACGAAAACGAGTAGCCGAGCAAGCCGTG
The window above is part of the Terriglobia bacterium genome. Proteins encoded here:
- a CDS encoding CBS domain-containing protein, whose protein sequence is MAKVKDVIKDRKTYTANADQTILEAARYMGEHNIGAMPVLREGKLVGIFSERDIMKRVVAEARDPRTTKVSDVMTKDPVTVTLETTIDECMALMAKHNCRHLPICENDKLWGLISLRDVLIHDVAEKADEARHLKAYIHSST
- a CDS encoding DUF58 domain-containing protein, coding for MREAIKSLFSGFEREVWIRFFVALGGLSLAFAAAVFSTVARRSGNLWATAILASSALLVAGVVAITTVPYLARRVAITRVRDAFDYDVTRQGVVYMVLVLVIGIAALNTGNNLLFIIVSAMLAAILVSGVASAGVLRGLEMDASIPDHLFAGNSVMGRLTLRNTRRRVPSFSVSIVPPRQQAGRHWRWRHSVFSFPPNRPREEQWIHWPDIWLQFVTVSAPESSIFSGTVYFPFLPPRAAVAADVQLKFDRRGRYRQEGFGVATRFPFAFLTKTRRIELAREVIAYPSVEPTDEFFEVLPMITGEFEAFIRGRGHDLYLIRDHMPEDSARHVDWKATAKSMTLKVREFTREDERKLRIVFDNPAPGIVPSKAYESAVALAASLGWHFAAEPADLSFVAPGFANSDVYEFLRYLALVQPAEGRSVLDNLQVTDDYNVVVTSRARGSIPTQLWASSYFIFMEQE
- a CDS encoding DedA family protein, with the translated sequence MAQWLFEVLRSHFEQWGYWTVVLALLLENAGLPVPGETILLFASFLAYDEQELRLPYIILVGTIACTLGDNIGYAIGHRGGRPLLERYKHIFHIPDRTIRRGERLFSRHGSVTIFFARFVFGMRIIAGPLAGVLRMPWKQFALFNFLGAATWVTVIACVGYFFGSEWEELVRVLKHVNLGVLIFVAVLVVVLWWRHRRRLAAEDDRSAG
- a CDS encoding alpha/beta fold hydrolase, translating into MRYLCAGSGRPLLLIHGLLGYSFSWRFNLAEFARHATVYAVDLPGTGFSDRAVLDCSLRATAERMAHFLDQLGIREFDLLGTSHGGAVAMMLAALDPRRVRRLVLPAPANPWSSYGRRLAPFLASVPARFLVPHLVRSRSFRNFQLRRMYGDPARISPGTLEGYSAPIAIPGTTDHVLRILDGWNAGLEEVRRILPTIADIPTLLLWGTRDVPVSFASAPTLQAQFRRAELVIFDGAGHLTYEEIPDAFNRAVLDFLTR